From Schaalia sp. ZJ405, one genomic window encodes:
- the panC gene encoding pantoate--beta-alanine ligase has product MTRQPELVRTREDLRQKLQHLTGSRALVMTMGALHAGHLQLVKEAKGSADHVVVTIFVNPTQFAPGEDFDAYPRTLDADLEALADVGADLVWAPQPEDVYPTRPVVSIDPGPIARVLEGKTRPTHFAGVALVCTKVINLVRPDIAFYGQKDAQQLAMLRTVLGQLDVPVEVRAVETVRDADGVALSSRNQYLSDNERARARALSRSLRAGVEAAESGSDPAGIVKDVLSVLRETEGIDVDYVAVVDDASFDILAGSDSVDVQGEGAASSSSPETPEMMTDSDNGRAIRILVAAKVATTRLIDNMGATLTTGENTAERGR; this is encoded by the coding sequence ATGACTCGTCAACCAGAACTCGTCCGCACGCGTGAAGATCTTCGCCAGAAGCTCCAACACCTCACCGGTTCACGCGCCCTTGTGATGACGATGGGTGCCCTCCATGCAGGACACCTGCAACTGGTGAAAGAAGCGAAGGGCAGCGCCGACCACGTTGTTGTGACAATCTTCGTTAACCCGACGCAGTTCGCACCCGGGGAAGATTTCGACGCCTACCCGCGCACGCTTGATGCCGACCTCGAAGCCCTCGCCGATGTGGGAGCTGATCTCGTGTGGGCTCCTCAACCTGAGGATGTCTACCCAACCCGTCCCGTTGTGTCCATTGATCCGGGTCCGATTGCCCGGGTTTTGGAAGGCAAGACCCGTCCAACGCATTTCGCGGGCGTGGCGTTGGTGTGCACGAAGGTCATCAACCTCGTTCGCCCCGACATCGCTTTCTACGGCCAAAAAGACGCCCAGCAGTTGGCGATGCTTCGCACCGTCCTGGGACAGTTGGATGTGCCCGTTGAGGTGAGAGCTGTTGAGACCGTGCGCGACGCCGACGGAGTTGCACTGTCCTCTCGTAATCAGTACCTCTCTGACAATGAACGAGCGCGAGCCCGCGCCCTTTCCCGCAGCTTGAGGGCAGGTGTTGAAGCGGCTGAGAGCGGCAGCGATCCCGCGGGCATTGTCAAGGATGTTTTGAGTGTTCTCAGGGAAACCGAAGGAATCGACGTTGACTACGTGGCCGTTGTTGACGACGCATCCTTCGACATTCTCGCAGGCAGTGACAGCGTTGACGTTCAGGGGGAAGGTGCGGCCTCGTCCTCGTCCCCCGAAACCCCGGAAATGATGACGGATAGCGACAACGGGCGCGCGATCCGGATTCTTGTTGCCGCCAAAGTCGCCACGACGCGACTGATTGACAACATGGGAGCAACACTCACCACCGGAGAAAACACAGCGGAGCGCGGACGATGA
- a CDS encoding PspA/IM30 family protein encodes MAEKQSILGRIAQLAKANINALIDRAEDPEKMLDQLIRDYTNSIADAESAVAQTIGNLRLAEKDHAEDVAAAEDWGRKALAASQKADELRSAGDTAGADKWDNLAKVAIGKQIQSEGEAKAAEPMIASQTETVEKLKTGLTQMKDKLDQLKTKRDQLVARQKTAQAQAKVTEAVSSINIMDPTSELSRFEDKVRQQEALAQGKAEVAAASLDAQFAELETDSSQIEVEARLAALKNKN; translated from the coding sequence ATGGCAGAAAAGCAATCGATCCTCGGTCGTATCGCGCAGCTCGCGAAGGCGAATATCAACGCCCTCATTGATCGAGCAGAAGACCCCGAGAAGATGCTTGATCAGCTCATTCGTGACTACACGAACTCCATCGCCGACGCTGAGAGCGCCGTCGCCCAGACCATCGGGAATCTTCGCCTCGCCGAGAAGGACCACGCTGAGGACGTCGCAGCCGCCGAGGATTGGGGACGCAAGGCCCTCGCTGCCTCCCAAAAGGCCGATGAGCTGCGCAGCGCTGGAGACACAGCCGGCGCAGACAAGTGGGATAACCTCGCGAAAGTTGCCATTGGCAAGCAAATTCAGAGCGAGGGCGAGGCCAAAGCAGCCGAGCCGATGATCGCTTCACAGACTGAAACGGTTGAGAAGCTCAAGACCGGACTCACGCAGATGAAAGACAAGCTTGATCAGCTCAAGACCAAGCGCGACCAGCTTGTTGCCCGTCAGAAGACCGCCCAAGCTCAGGCAAAGGTCACCGAGGCCGTCTCGTCAATCAACATCATGGATCCCACGAGCGAGCTTTCGCGATTCGAGGACAAGGTTCGTCAGCAGGAAGCCCTTGCTCAAGGCAAGGCCGAGGTTGCCGCGGCTTCACTCGACGCCCAGTTTGCCGAGCTGGAAACCGACTCCTCGCAGATCGAGGTTGAAGCTCGATTGGCAGCACTGAAGAACAAGAACTGA
- a CDS encoding Rossmann-like and DUF2520 domain-containing protein, with protein MVASPAGRLGIGIIGMGHVGPIIGSALRAAGHTIVAVSASSERSRERADAILPGVPIEEVPSVIEHSEVVILAVPDDQIAPLVSGLAEMGAWRTGHIVIHLSGAHGVSILQPAADRGAIPLAIHPAMTFSGWSADVQRLVGTPFAVTAAAPFLPIAQALVVEMGGEPVVVPESQRTLYHAGLAFGANFLGTLVVQTLRILEQAGIDDPRQYVRPLLTAALDRALTEGLSGVSGPVVRADAGTIARHMRALAADPALTREHDTYDYMTRTLTHMLGDVRRLSPDEATTIRAALLDDTSDDKSQS; from the coding sequence ATGGTGGCGTCACCGGCAGGCCGACTCGGGATCGGCATCATCGGCATGGGGCACGTGGGGCCGATCATTGGGTCAGCTCTGCGCGCAGCCGGACACACGATCGTCGCGGTCTCAGCCTCGTCGGAACGCTCCCGTGAACGCGCGGACGCCATCCTCCCAGGAGTGCCAATCGAAGAGGTCCCCTCGGTTATTGAACACTCCGAAGTGGTCATTCTTGCGGTTCCCGATGACCAGATTGCCCCGCTCGTCTCCGGCCTCGCTGAGATGGGGGCATGGCGTACCGGGCACATCGTCATTCACCTTTCGGGTGCCCACGGCGTGTCGATCCTACAACCGGCGGCAGATAGGGGAGCGATCCCCCTGGCGATCCATCCGGCGATGACCTTCTCCGGGTGGTCAGCGGATGTCCAGCGCCTTGTTGGAACCCCTTTCGCGGTGACCGCTGCCGCTCCGTTCCTTCCGATCGCTCAAGCCCTTGTTGTTGAAATGGGAGGGGAACCGGTCGTCGTTCCCGAGTCCCAACGCACCCTGTACCACGCTGGCCTTGCCTTCGGCGCAAACTTCCTCGGAACCCTTGTTGTTCAGACCCTGAGAATCCTTGAGCAAGCGGGGATCGATGACCCCCGTCAATATGTTCGACCACTGCTCACCGCCGCCCTTGACCGTGCCCTGACGGAGGGGCTCAGTGGAGTCTCAGGTCCCGTTGTCCGCGCAGACGCGGGAACTATTGCACGTCATATGCGCGCCCTCGCCGCCGACCCGGCGTTGACCAGGGAACACGACACTTACGACTATATGACGCGAACCCTCACGCACATGCTCGGGGACGTGCGCCGACTCTCACCCGATGAAGCGACAACAATTCGTGCGGCCCTTCTCGACGACACCTCCGATGACAAGAGTCAATCGTGA
- a CDS encoding MIP/aquaporin family protein: MLATLLPAIGGYTADPLPMGQIFMSEFLGTAVLLLLGGGVVATNILPKTKGHGGGWLLVNWGWGLAVFTGVYVAYSTGGHLNPAVTIAKVVGHMFNPDVTLNGPAMGEGGIAVTAANVCVYMAAQMLGAFVGAVLCWLTFKKHFDEDCDPAIKLGVFSTGPEIRSYGWNTLTEAIGTAVLILWIWVSGYTESAVGPLGVALIIVVIGNSLGGPTGYAINPARDLGPRIAHAILPIKGKGGSDWGYSWVPVVGPILGAIVATIIAFGTGIA; this comes from the coding sequence ATGCTCGCAACTCTTCTTCCCGCGATCGGGGGCTATACGGCAGACCCGCTCCCGATGGGCCAGATTTTCATGTCAGAGTTCCTCGGAACTGCTGTTCTCCTCCTTCTCGGTGGTGGCGTCGTCGCCACAAACATCCTCCCGAAGACCAAGGGACACGGTGGCGGATGGCTTCTCGTGAACTGGGGCTGGGGTCTTGCAGTGTTCACGGGTGTCTACGTGGCCTACTCCACGGGTGGTCACCTCAACCCCGCAGTAACGATCGCTAAAGTCGTTGGCCACATGTTCAACCCGGACGTCACGCTCAACGGTCCCGCGATGGGCGAGGGCGGTATCGCTGTCACAGCAGCGAATGTCTGCGTCTACATGGCCGCCCAGATGCTCGGTGCCTTCGTCGGCGCGGTCCTGTGCTGGCTGACCTTCAAGAAGCACTTCGATGAGGACTGTGATCCGGCGATCAAGCTCGGCGTCTTCTCAACCGGTCCGGAAATTCGCTCCTACGGATGGAACACCCTCACTGAGGCCATCGGCACCGCCGTCCTCATCCTGTGGATCTGGGTGTCCGGCTACACCGAGAGCGCGGTTGGTCCGCTCGGCGTTGCTCTGATCATCGTTGTCATCGGTAACTCCCTCGGTGGCCCCACCGGATACGCCATCAACCCGGCCCGTGACCTCGGCCCGCGTATCGCTCACGCAATCCTCCCGATCAAGGGCAAGGGAGGCTCCGACTGGGGCTACTCCTGGGTCCCGGTTGTTGGCCCGATCCTCGGTGCCATCGTTGCGACGATTATCGCGTTCGGAACGGGTATCGCCTGA
- a CDS encoding NYN domain-containing protein has protein sequence MYSTDVEYESVSNTEETTYLIVDGENIDATLGLSVLDRRPNPEERPRWDRVLESAREKWSENAKGLFFLNGSSGFLPMGFVQALTAMDYSVIPLSGPDDVKVVDVGLQRTMDAILQLDSGSVILASHDADFVPQIEALLDRGRHVAVMCFKEFLSSQLQDLEDRGLEIIDLEYDVHAFQVKLPRLHIIDLDDFDPFDYL, from the coding sequence ATGTATTCCACTGACGTTGAGTATGAATCCGTATCAAATACGGAGGAAACAACATACCTCATCGTTGACGGTGAAAACATCGACGCAACACTTGGCCTGTCGGTGCTCGACCGTCGCCCCAACCCGGAAGAGCGCCCCCGCTGGGATCGCGTTTTGGAATCTGCCCGGGAAAAGTGGAGCGAAAACGCTAAGGGCCTCTTCTTCCTGAACGGATCCTCCGGTTTTCTTCCGATGGGATTCGTCCAGGCTCTGACCGCAATGGACTATTCGGTCATCCCGCTGTCTGGCCCCGATGATGTCAAAGTTGTCGATGTCGGCTTGCAGCGGACAATGGACGCGATCCTGCAACTGGATTCCGGATCGGTCATTCTTGCCAGCCATGACGCGGATTTTGTTCCCCAAATTGAGGCGCTCCTCGATCGGGGACGTCACGTCGCCGTCATGTGTTTCAAGGAATTTCTCTCTTCGCAACTCCAAGACTTGGAAGATCGAGGACTTGAGATCATCGACCTGGAGTATGACGTTCACGCATTCCAGGTGAAGCTCCCGAGGCTCCACATTATCGACCTCGACGACTTCGATCCCTTCGATTACCTGTGA
- the glpK gene encoding glycerol kinase GlpK has product MSEEKFVLAIDQGTTSSRAIIFNHSGEIVSVGQKEFTQIFPNPGWVEHDPVEIWESVRTVVAEALQKAQINRHQLAAVGITNQRETTIVWDKNTGEPVYNAIVWQDVRTGQIARDIAAGDPLGTERYRQITGENISTYPSATKVKWILDNVEGAREKAEAGDLLFGTPDTWVLWNLTGGVNGGVHATDVTNASRTLLMDVRELTWREDICADFGIPMSMLPEIKSSSEIYGYGRKNGLLIDTPISGILGDQQAATFGQACFEKGTAKNTYGTGCFMLMNTGEEPIFSKNGLLTTVLYKLGDEKPVYALEGSIAVAGSLVQWLRDNLGMIVKSSDIGELARTVEDNGGVYFVPAFSGLFAPYWRDDARGAIVGLTRYVNKGHIARAVEESTAFQSAEVLEAMNADAGVPLKELKVDGGMTHDDLVMQFQADLCGVDVIQPVVAETTALGAAYAAGIAVGFWNGTDDVIANWQEGKRWTPSMDEAERDRTYRLWKKAVTRTFDWVDDDVK; this is encoded by the coding sequence ATGTCGGAAGAAAAATTCGTCCTCGCCATTGACCAGGGAACAACGTCGTCCCGTGCAATTATCTTCAACCACTCCGGTGAGATCGTCTCGGTTGGACAGAAAGAATTCACCCAGATTTTCCCAAATCCGGGCTGGGTAGAGCACGATCCCGTTGAGATTTGGGAATCGGTACGTACTGTCGTTGCTGAGGCTCTCCAGAAGGCGCAGATTAACCGCCATCAGCTGGCCGCCGTCGGCATTACGAACCAGCGTGAAACCACCATCGTCTGGGACAAGAACACGGGTGAGCCCGTGTACAACGCCATCGTGTGGCAGGACGTTCGCACGGGTCAGATTGCGCGCGATATTGCCGCGGGAGACCCGCTGGGAACCGAGCGTTACCGTCAGATCACCGGCGAGAACATTTCGACCTACCCGTCGGCGACGAAGGTCAAGTGGATTCTCGACAACGTTGAGGGTGCACGCGAAAAGGCTGAAGCCGGTGACCTGCTCTTTGGTACGCCCGACACCTGGGTTCTGTGGAACCTCACCGGTGGCGTCAACGGTGGCGTTCACGCCACGGACGTGACGAACGCGTCTCGTACGCTGCTCATGGATGTCCGCGAACTGACGTGGCGCGAAGATATCTGCGCGGACTTCGGCATCCCGATGTCGATGCTCCCGGAGATTAAGTCCTCCTCTGAAATCTACGGTTACGGTCGCAAGAACGGCCTGCTCATCGACACCCCGATTTCGGGCATCCTCGGTGACCAGCAGGCGGCAACCTTCGGCCAGGCGTGCTTCGAAAAGGGCACCGCGAAGAACACCTACGGCACCGGATGCTTCATGCTGATGAACACCGGCGAAGAGCCGATCTTCTCGAAGAACGGTCTGCTGACCACGGTTCTGTACAAGCTGGGTGACGAAAAGCCCGTCTACGCACTCGAAGGGTCGATCGCTGTTGCCGGCTCGCTGGTGCAGTGGCTGCGCGACAATCTCGGCATGATCGTCAAGTCCTCCGACATTGGCGAACTTGCTCGTACGGTTGAAGACAATGGCGGTGTCTACTTCGTCCCGGCATTCTCGGGTCTCTTTGCTCCGTACTGGCGCGACGATGCTCGCGGTGCAATCGTTGGCCTGACGCGTTACGTGAACAAGGGACACATTGCCCGTGCGGTTGAGGAATCGACGGCATTCCAGTCCGCCGAAGTTCTTGAAGCAATGAACGCCGATGCCGGTGTTCCGCTGAAGGAACTCAAGGTTGACGGTGGCATGACCCACGATGACCTCGTCATGCAGTTCCAGGCGGATCTGTGCGGCGTTGACGTCATCCAGCCCGTCGTGGCTGAGACCACCGCCCTGGGTGCCGCATACGCCGCGGGTATTGCGGTTGGTTTCTGGAATGGCACAGACGATGTCATTGCCAACTGGCAGGAAGGCAAGCGCTGGACCCCGTCGATGGACGAGGCCGAGCGCGACCGCACCTACCGCCTGTGGAAGAAGGCCGTCACTCGGACCTTCGACTGGGTTGATGACGACGTCAAGTGA
- a CDS encoding lysine--tRNA ligase has product MTQAKQNTKTTPDTTDDAPEQIRIRAQKRQRLIDSGAEAYPVVLAITTSIPEVREKYAHLEIGEETTDEVGIAGRVMLQRNGGKLCFATLMDGAGNRIQIMLSAAEVGIDSLNDYKADVDLGDHLFVHGRVISSKRGELSILACPGTAPAGLATPGIAEGEDVPAWKIAAKTLRPLPKTYTAEDGTEVSLSEDMRVRRRYLDMIVRPSARDMVRLRAKVVKSLREYFDNAGFVEIETPMLQNLHGGAAARPFETHMNAYDTELFLRIAPELFLKRAVVGGIDKVFEINRNFRNEGADSSHSPEFTMLEAYEAYGSYDTMARRTREFIQKVARDALGTEIVTLPDGSSYDLSGSWKEISLYDATSDALGRHIDAQTPRDELVAIAQELGEEIPDHYVAGKVAEVIFEKTVGDSLDAPTFVRDFPEDSSPLTRGHRTKPGVVEKWDLYVRGFELATAYSELVDPVIQRQRFEAQALAAAEGDPEAMILDEDFLMAMEYGMPPAGGMGMGLDRLLMALTGQGIRETITFPLVKKL; this is encoded by the coding sequence GTGACTCAAGCGAAGCAGAACACGAAGACAACGCCCGACACGACTGACGACGCGCCCGAGCAGATCCGTATTCGCGCTCAGAAACGTCAGCGCCTCATCGACTCGGGAGCCGAAGCGTATCCGGTGGTCCTGGCAATCACCACGTCGATTCCCGAGGTCCGTGAAAAGTACGCGCACCTGGAAATCGGTGAGGAGACAACTGACGAGGTCGGAATTGCCGGCCGCGTCATGCTCCAGCGCAACGGCGGGAAACTCTGCTTCGCCACACTCATGGACGGTGCCGGAAACCGTATCCAAATCATGCTGTCGGCCGCCGAGGTCGGCATCGACTCACTTAACGACTACAAAGCGGACGTTGACCTGGGCGATCATCTTTTTGTTCACGGTCGAGTCATTTCCTCCAAACGCGGTGAACTCTCCATCCTCGCATGCCCCGGCACAGCGCCCGCCGGCCTGGCCACACCCGGCATCGCTGAAGGCGAGGACGTCCCCGCGTGGAAGATCGCCGCGAAGACCCTGCGGCCACTGCCCAAGACCTACACCGCCGAAGACGGCACCGAGGTGTCACTGTCAGAGGACATGCGGGTTCGGCGCCGCTACCTCGATATGATTGTTCGTCCGTCCGCGCGTGACATGGTTCGTCTTCGTGCGAAAGTCGTCAAGTCGCTGCGCGAATACTTCGACAATGCGGGTTTCGTTGAGATTGAAACACCGATGTTGCAGAACCTCCACGGCGGAGCCGCCGCGCGTCCCTTCGAGACGCACATGAACGCCTACGACACGGAACTGTTCCTGCGCATTGCTCCTGAACTTTTCCTCAAGCGCGCGGTCGTTGGTGGTATCGACAAGGTGTTCGAGATCAACAGGAACTTCCGTAATGAAGGGGCCGACTCCTCCCACAGCCCCGAATTCACGATGCTTGAGGCGTACGAAGCCTACGGTTCCTACGACACGATGGCTCGCCGCACCCGCGAATTCATTCAGAAGGTCGCGCGCGACGCCCTCGGAACCGAAATCGTCACCCTGCCCGACGGTTCCTCCTACGACCTGTCGGGGTCATGGAAAGAAATCTCCCTATACGACGCAACCTCGGATGCCCTGGGACGTCACATCGACGCTCAGACACCGCGCGATGAGCTTGTGGCGATCGCACAGGAACTGGGTGAGGAAATTCCCGATCACTATGTTGCCGGCAAGGTTGCTGAGGTGATCTTTGAGAAAACTGTTGGTGATTCCCTTGATGCACCGACTTTCGTTCGTGATTTCCCCGAAGATTCCTCGCCCCTGACTCGCGGACACCGAACAAAACCGGGTGTCGTTGAGAAATGGGACCTGTACGTTCGAGGATTCGAGCTGGCAACCGCCTACTCCGAACTCGTTGACCCGGTCATTCAGCGGCAGCGTTTCGAAGCGCAGGCGCTCGCGGCTGCTGAGGGGGATCCGGAGGCAATGATCCTTGACGAGGACTTCCTCATGGCGATGGAATACGGGATGCCTCCGGCGGGCGGCATGGGAATGGGGCTTGACCGTCTCCTCATGGCCCTGACCGGCCAGGGTATTCGTGAGACGATCACATTCCCGCTGGTCAAGAAGCTCTGA
- the panD gene encoding aspartate 1-decarboxylase yields the protein MTEVTREMIQGKIHRATVTGADLHYVGSVTVDADLLDAANIAEGQKVDIADVDNGNRLSTYTIAGPRGSGMVQLNGAAAHLVDVGDLVILMAYAHVPESLVSSWRPSVVFVDENNRIVEEGRDAGRVPEESLRAQHLGIRSSH from the coding sequence ATGACCGAGGTCACGCGGGAAATGATCCAAGGAAAGATCCACCGCGCAACCGTGACCGGAGCGGATCTTCACTACGTGGGATCCGTGACGGTGGACGCTGACCTGCTCGACGCGGCGAATATCGCCGAGGGGCAGAAAGTTGATATCGCGGATGTGGATAACGGCAACCGCCTGTCGACGTACACCATCGCCGGACCTCGAGGATCAGGAATGGTTCAGCTCAACGGAGCAGCGGCGCACCTCGTTGACGTCGGGGATCTCGTGATCCTCATGGCGTACGCCCACGTGCCGGAGTCACTCGTGTCCTCGTGGCGTCCCTCGGTGGTCTTCGTTGACGAAAACAATCGGATTGTCGAGGAAGGAAGGGATGCTGGTCGCGTCCCCGAGGAGAGCCTACGCGCCCAGCACCTGGGGATCCGTTCCTCCCATTGA
- a CDS encoding sugar-binding transcriptional regulator has product MYYLQGQTMETIARHLGVSRSSVSRLLSYARETGLVRISVAAAPGNRSTLAGQISEIFGVQTSVVPVHDVHTEVNRLHNVALVAAERLVDMLEPGVTLGVAWGNTTSEITRCMPRVTVPGSTVVQLNGAATATESGLPYADAIISRAARAIGGRMVHFPVPAFFDYPETKEALWRERSVQTVLRTIDNCDIALFGVGSMSARLPSHVYSGGFLDPEEIAKVQKDGVVGDVCTVLMREDGSTDMDFNRRASGPSPETLRKIPKRLCVVAGASKALPLLGALRARVATDLVLDDGAARELLELIRTRVARSRSINR; this is encoded by the coding sequence ATGTACTACCTCCAGGGTCAAACAATGGAAACCATTGCCCGGCACCTCGGAGTATCCCGATCGTCGGTATCCCGCCTGCTCTCGTACGCCCGAGAAACCGGGCTGGTCCGCATTTCCGTGGCCGCTGCCCCCGGGAATCGGTCGACACTGGCCGGACAGATCTCCGAAATTTTCGGTGTCCAGACATCCGTCGTCCCCGTTCATGACGTCCACACGGAAGTCAATCGCCTCCACAACGTCGCCCTCGTCGCTGCCGAACGCCTCGTCGACATGCTCGAACCCGGTGTCACTCTCGGAGTCGCGTGGGGAAATACGACCTCGGAAATCACGCGCTGCATGCCCCGGGTCACGGTCCCCGGATCCACGGTCGTTCAGCTCAATGGCGCTGCCACCGCAACGGAATCAGGCCTACCCTACGCCGACGCCATCATCTCCCGTGCCGCCCGCGCCATCGGCGGACGAATGGTTCACTTCCCCGTTCCCGCATTCTTCGACTACCCCGAAACAAAAGAAGCGCTCTGGCGCGAACGCTCCGTGCAAACAGTCCTGAGAACAATTGACAACTGCGACATCGCGCTCTTCGGGGTCGGCTCAATGTCTGCTCGCCTTCCCTCACACGTCTATTCCGGGGGATTCCTTGATCCCGAAGAGATTGCCAAAGTCCAAAAGGACGGGGTTGTTGGCGACGTCTGCACCGTCTTGATGCGCGAAGATGGATCCACCGATATGGACTTCAACCGACGCGCCTCGGGCCCCTCACCCGAGACACTGCGAAAGATACCTAAACGCCTGTGCGTTGTCGCAGGCGCATCCAAAGCCCTTCCCCTGCTCGGTGCTCTTCGTGCGCGCGTGGCAACCGATCTCGTCCTCGACGACGGGGCAGCGCGCGAACTCCTCGAACTTATCCGCACCCGCGTGGCTCGGAGCAGGTCAATCAACCGATGA
- a CDS encoding amino-acid N-acetyltransferase yields MNILIRRARPADVREIYALVSPYAMRRILVNKELIAYFEDVQEFHVAVDRSTGRIIGCGALHVMWDDIAEIRTLAVAPDYLHSGIGHAILEDLIEQARSLHLQRVFCLTFEVDFFARHGFAEIVGTPVGEDAFLEMIHSHDDGVKEFLDLASYKPNTLGNTRMLRDLSETPREE; encoded by the coding sequence ATGAACATTCTCATTCGGCGAGCGCGTCCCGCAGATGTCCGCGAAATCTATGCGCTGGTCAGCCCCTACGCGATGCGGCGCATCCTCGTCAATAAGGAACTCATCGCCTACTTTGAGGATGTTCAGGAATTCCACGTCGCTGTTGACCGATCCACCGGGCGCATCATCGGATGCGGCGCCCTTCACGTCATGTGGGACGACATTGCCGAAATCCGCACGCTAGCGGTGGCCCCCGACTACCTCCACTCGGGAATCGGCCACGCAATCCTCGAAGATCTCATTGAGCAGGCACGATCACTCCACCTTCAGCGCGTCTTCTGCCTGACCTTCGAGGTCGACTTCTTTGCGCGCCACGGCTTCGCCGAAATCGTTGGCACTCCCGTCGGTGAAGATGCGTTCCTCGAAATGATCCACAGCCACGACGACGGGGTCAAAGAATTCCTGGACTTAGCCTCATACAAGCCCAACACTCTGGGCAATACGCGGATGCTGCGTGATCTGAGCGAAACACCCCGCGAGGAATAA